One Salvia splendens isolate huo1 chromosome 12, SspV2, whole genome shotgun sequence genomic window carries:
- the LOC121758976 gene encoding putative F-box protein At1g32420, which produces MKITNILEGDSAISVMNRNSPAAFKISNRHSAKKDRFWRLTVRKQRKRLIALRKERRHFSKKDLLLRLAEIKEQKLKNSHVAVRKERKRKYILATTKEDMFADLPEEITKDILGRLPISSIMTCKCVLKSWRHLIEGDEFGMSYTPKPGLTFVYRDMEMRYNLFNEALKPLFRFSLPSHNQRSTTKRRVVITSANGLLSLWDQYANYLFICNPLTREYAELPRLSTDRVTCFYGFGMSKIRGQYKILYGNEYSCHVYTIGRGVGLWRSIAAPQPGINTLLYDYAAFLNGNLHWLACDLKRNFFVCYFDFDTELFSRFSIPCDYDGNGYGNNRLYILDGRLYLCNIIDWHRVIIWKMNNYGDEDSWIKEYDFNLSYDFPHMYLLDVLANGDLLFAVSLVGYVNPDRDELFIYSKQTGALGKYVTCYSFEQCSSSNIGVFTPSLISLKTMGFQNVQSVSFN; this is translated from the coding sequence ATGAAGATCACTAACATTTTAGAAGGGGATTCTGCTATATCTGTGATGAATAGAAATTCCCCTGCTGCCTTCAAAATAAGTAACAGACATTCCGCCAAAAAGGATCGGTTCTGGCGTTTAACTGTAAGAAAACAACGGAAACGGCTTATAGCTCTAAGAAAAGAACGGAGACATTTCTCCAAAAAGGATCTCTTGCTGCGTTTAGCTGAAATAAAAGAACAGAAACTGAAAAATAGTCATGTTGCCGTAAGAAAAGAACGTAAgcgaaaatatattttggcaaCAACCAAGGAAGATATGTTTGCAGATCTGCCAGAAGAAATCACAAAAGATATCTTGGGTAGACTCCCGATTTCGAGCATTATGACTTGCAAGTGTGTTCTTAAATCATGGCGCCATCTGATTGAGGGGGATGAGTTTGGGATGTCGTATACTCCAAAACCAGGCCTAACTTTCGTTTATCGAGACATGGAAATGCGGTACAACCTCTTCAATGAGGCCTTAAAGCCACTTTTCCGATTCAGCTTGCCTTCTCACAATCAACGTTCTACTACTAAACGTCGAGTTGTAATTACTTCAGCAAATGGTTTGCTTTCGCTGTGGGATCAATATGCTAACTATCTATTTATATGCAATCCACTCACTCGTGAGTATGCCGAGCTTCCTCGTCTTTCTACGGATAGAGTTACTTGCTTTTATGGATTTGGAATGAGCAAAATAAGAGGACAATATAAGATTTTATATGGTAATGAATATAGTTGTCATGTGTACACTATAGGAAGAGGTGTAGGGTTGTGGAGAAGCATTGCAGCACCACAACCGGGCATCAATACACTGCTTTATGATTATGCTGCATTTTTGAATGGAAATCTTCACTGGTTGGCATGTGATTTGAAAAGGAATTTCTTCGTTTGTTACTTTGATTTTGACACCGAGCTCTTTTCCCGTTTTTCAATTCCTTGTGATTACGATGGAAATGGATATGGCAACAATCGGCTATATATTTTGGACGGTCGGCTATATTTATGCAATATTATAGATTGGCATCGTGTTATTATTTGGAAGATGAACAACTACGGGGATGAGGATTCTTGGATAAAGGAATATGACTTCAACTTGTCCTATGATTTTCCGCATATGTACTTGCTCGATGTTTTGGCGAATGGTGACTTGTTGTTTGCAGTATCACTTGTTGGTTATGTGAACCCAGATCGTGATGAACTATTTATCTACTCCAAACAGACCGGAGCTCTTGGGAAATACGTGACATGTTATAGTTTTGAGCAGTGTTCTTCTTCTAATATTGGTGTTTTTACCCCAAGCTTGATTTCACTCAAAACCATGGGGTTCCAGAATGTTCAGTCGGTAAGTTTTAATTAG